A genomic stretch from Lathyrus oleraceus cultivar Zhongwan6 chromosome 2, CAAS_Psat_ZW6_1.0, whole genome shotgun sequence includes:
- the LOC127117648 gene encoding uncharacterized protein LOC127117648 isoform X1, whose translation MNTSGKFHYPPLGITYRNLNPTQDSDLQPAKPFQRRKPKTPRTRLKKYGASGGGKRSRPETPLLKWKIHDKNEDSVEVDEGEKSSQVRLSRRTGRDVRKQTGVDVSARRIAAGLWRLHQPEMVVGDSQRRLGFQNGSSHVGVPILGRPNGMTHDPDPKNHSQSPRSVFGTKSGHNCELKPFQLLNTEMEGATKWDPVRPKTSDEAQHIYARLLDQRVSTVSVVSALEAELQQAHARIQELETEQHSSKKKLDHILKKVGEEKAQWRSREHEKIRAYIDDIKTELNRERKSRQRIEIVNSRLVNELANVKLSAKRFMQDFDKERKGRELIEEVCDELAKEIGEDKAEVEALKRESMKFREELEEERRMLQMAEVWREERVQMKLIDAKVALEEKYSQMNKLVTDFEAFLKSKNVHLNTKEMKEAQSLQQAAAAMNIEDVKEFSYEPPKSDDIYAIFEDLNFGEHSEREIEPCVSHSPRNHASKIHTVSPEANVMSKGGNPRHSDVYMDDNGDIEGDESGWETVSQADDQGLSYSPEESDKSFNKNQRESNVSRRSVLEWEENAGEETPITEINEVCSIPTKQSKNASSIKRLWRSGMNKEDNYKIISVEGVNGKLSNGRLSNASIASPDPGSGKGGLSPHDLQYQFSPSESGSPHSQRGMKGCIPRGAQKNSLKAKLLEARMESQKIQLRHVLNQKI comes from the exons AGATCTTCAACCTGCGAAACCGTTTCAACGCCGGAAACCTAAAACTCCGAGGACTCGGTTGAAGAAATACGGAGCTTCTGGCGGTGGTAAACGGAGTAGACCGGAAACTCCGTTATTGAAATGGAAGATCCATGACAAAAATGAGGATTCGGTTGAGGTTGATGAGGGTGAAAAGTCTTCGCAGGTGAGGTTAAGTCGGAGGACGGGGCGGGATGTGAGGAAGCAGACGGGAGTAGATGTGTCGGCGCGGAGGATTGCTGCTGGACTGTGGCGGCTTCATCAGCCGGAGATGGTAGTGGGGGATAGTCAGAGGAGGTTAGGGTTTCAG AATGGAAGTAGTCATGTAGGAGTCCCGATTCTTGGTCGTCCAAATGGCATGACTCATGATCCTGATCCAAAGAATCATTCTCAAAGTCCTCGATCTGTCTTTGGGACAAAGAGTGGACACAACTGTGAG CTCAAGCCGTTCCAGTTGCTCAACACTGAAATGGAGGGTGCAACAAAGTGGGATCCTGTACGTCCAAAAACATCCGATGAGGCGCAGCATATCTACGCCAGACTTCTTGACCAAAGGGTAAGTACTGTATCTGTTGTATCTGCTCTTGAAGCTGAACTACAGCAGGCACATGCGCGCATTCAGGAGCTTGAGACTGAACAACACTCCTCCAAAAAGAAACTTGATCATATTTTGAAGAAAGTTGGCGAGGAAAAGGCCCAATGGAGAAGCAGAGAGCACGAGAAAATCCGTGCTTACATTGATGATATTAAAACAGAGTTGAATCGAGAAAGGAAAAGTCGCCAGAGGATTGAAATTGTCAATTCTAGGTTGGTAAATGAGTTGGCAAATGTGAAGCTATCAGCAAAACGCTTCATGCAGGATTTTGATAAGGAGAGGAAGGGAAGAGAACTGATTGAGGAAGTGTGTGATGAGCTCGCCAAGGAAATTGGAGAAGACAAGGCTGAAGTTGAAGCATTGAAAAGGGAATCTATGAAATTTAGGGAAGAACTGGAAGAGGAGAGACGGATGTTACAGATGGCTGAAGTGTGGCGTGAAGAACGTGTTCAAATGAAGTTGATAGATGCAAAAGTTGCTCTTGAAGAGAAGTATTCACAGATGAATAAACTTGTTACAGATTTCGAAGCTTTTCTCAAGTCAAAAAATGTGCATCTAAACACAAAGGAGATGAAAGAAGCACAGTCACTTCAACAGGCTGCAGCTGCAATGAACATTGAAGACGTTAAGGAATTTTCATATGAACCTCCCAAGTCAGATGATATATATGCCATTTTTGAAGATTTAAATTTTGGCGAGCACAGCGAGAGGGAGATTGAACCATGTGTTTCTCACAGTCCTCGTAATCATGCCTCCAAAATTCACACAGTGAGTCCTGAAGCAAATGTAATGAGTAAGGGTGGCAATCCGAGGCATTCTGATGTATATATGGATGATAATGGTGATATAGAGGGTGATGAAAGTGGATGGGAAACTGTGAGCCAAGCTGATGATCAAGGCTTGAGTTATTCTCCTGAGGAGAGTGACAAATCTTTCAACAAGAACCAACGAGAGAGTAATGTTTCACGGAGGAGTGTACTTGAATGGGAAGAAAATGCAGGTGAGGAGACTCCAATAACTGAAATTAATGAAGTATGCTCTATACCAACTAAGCAATCAAAAAATGCCTCTTCCATAAAGAGACTTTGGAGGTCAGGCATGAACAAAGAGGATAATTACAAGATAATCTCTGTGGAGGGAGTGAATGGTAAACTTTCAAATGGAAGGTTATCCAACGCGAGCATTGCATCTCCTGACCCTGGATCAGGTAAAGGGGGGTTGAGCCCTCATGACCTCCAATACCAGTTTAGTCCTTCTGAGTCCGGGAGTCCACATTCACAACGGGGTATGAAAGGATGCATTCCTCGTGGTGCACAAAAGAATAGCTTGAAAGCTAAACTTTTGGAGGCCAGAATGGAGAGCCAGAAGATTCAGTTGCGCCATGTTCTTAATCAGAAGATTTAG
- the LOC127117648 gene encoding uncharacterized protein LOC127117648 isoform X2: MTRHSLQFRILNGSSHVGVPILGRPNGMTHDPDPKNHSQSPRSVFGTKSGHNCELKPFQLLNTEMEGATKWDPVRPKTSDEAQHIYARLLDQRVSTVSVVSALEAELQQAHARIQELETEQHSSKKKLDHILKKVGEEKAQWRSREHEKIRAYIDDIKTELNRERKSRQRIEIVNSRLVNELANVKLSAKRFMQDFDKERKGRELIEEVCDELAKEIGEDKAEVEALKRESMKFREELEEERRMLQMAEVWREERVQMKLIDAKVALEEKYSQMNKLVTDFEAFLKSKNVHLNTKEMKEAQSLQQAAAAMNIEDVKEFSYEPPKSDDIYAIFEDLNFGEHSEREIEPCVSHSPRNHASKIHTVSPEANVMSKGGNPRHSDVYMDDNGDIEGDESGWETVSQADDQGLSYSPEESDKSFNKNQRESNVSRRSVLEWEENAGEETPITEINEVCSIPTKQSKNASSIKRLWRSGMNKEDNYKIISVEGVNGKLSNGRLSNASIASPDPGSGKGGLSPHDLQYQFSPSESGSPHSQRGMKGCIPRGAQKNSLKAKLLEARMESQKIQLRHVLNQKI, translated from the exons ATGACTCGCCATTCTCTTCAGTTTCGGATACTG AATGGAAGTAGTCATGTAGGAGTCCCGATTCTTGGTCGTCCAAATGGCATGACTCATGATCCTGATCCAAAGAATCATTCTCAAAGTCCTCGATCTGTCTTTGGGACAAAGAGTGGACACAACTGTGAG CTCAAGCCGTTCCAGTTGCTCAACACTGAAATGGAGGGTGCAACAAAGTGGGATCCTGTACGTCCAAAAACATCCGATGAGGCGCAGCATATCTACGCCAGACTTCTTGACCAAAGGGTAAGTACTGTATCTGTTGTATCTGCTCTTGAAGCTGAACTACAGCAGGCACATGCGCGCATTCAGGAGCTTGAGACTGAACAACACTCCTCCAAAAAGAAACTTGATCATATTTTGAAGAAAGTTGGCGAGGAAAAGGCCCAATGGAGAAGCAGAGAGCACGAGAAAATCCGTGCTTACATTGATGATATTAAAACAGAGTTGAATCGAGAAAGGAAAAGTCGCCAGAGGATTGAAATTGTCAATTCTAGGTTGGTAAATGAGTTGGCAAATGTGAAGCTATCAGCAAAACGCTTCATGCAGGATTTTGATAAGGAGAGGAAGGGAAGAGAACTGATTGAGGAAGTGTGTGATGAGCTCGCCAAGGAAATTGGAGAAGACAAGGCTGAAGTTGAAGCATTGAAAAGGGAATCTATGAAATTTAGGGAAGAACTGGAAGAGGAGAGACGGATGTTACAGATGGCTGAAGTGTGGCGTGAAGAACGTGTTCAAATGAAGTTGATAGATGCAAAAGTTGCTCTTGAAGAGAAGTATTCACAGATGAATAAACTTGTTACAGATTTCGAAGCTTTTCTCAAGTCAAAAAATGTGCATCTAAACACAAAGGAGATGAAAGAAGCACAGTCACTTCAACAGGCTGCAGCTGCAATGAACATTGAAGACGTTAAGGAATTTTCATATGAACCTCCCAAGTCAGATGATATATATGCCATTTTTGAAGATTTAAATTTTGGCGAGCACAGCGAGAGGGAGATTGAACCATGTGTTTCTCACAGTCCTCGTAATCATGCCTCCAAAATTCACACAGTGAGTCCTGAAGCAAATGTAATGAGTAAGGGTGGCAATCCGAGGCATTCTGATGTATATATGGATGATAATGGTGATATAGAGGGTGATGAAAGTGGATGGGAAACTGTGAGCCAAGCTGATGATCAAGGCTTGAGTTATTCTCCTGAGGAGAGTGACAAATCTTTCAACAAGAACCAACGAGAGAGTAATGTTTCACGGAGGAGTGTACTTGAATGGGAAGAAAATGCAGGTGAGGAGACTCCAATAACTGAAATTAATGAAGTATGCTCTATACCAACTAAGCAATCAAAAAATGCCTCTTCCATAAAGAGACTTTGGAGGTCAGGCATGAACAAAGAGGATAATTACAAGATAATCTCTGTGGAGGGAGTGAATGGTAAACTTTCAAATGGAAGGTTATCCAACGCGAGCATTGCATCTCCTGACCCTGGATCAGGTAAAGGGGGGTTGAGCCCTCATGACCTCCAATACCAGTTTAGTCCTTCTGAGTCCGGGAGTCCACATTCACAACGGGGTATGAAAGGATGCATTCCTCGTGGTGCACAAAAGAATAGCTTGAAAGCTAAACTTTTGGAGGCCAGAATGGAGAGCCAGAAGATTCAGTTGCGCCATGTTCTTAATCAGAAGATTTAG